From Agelaius phoeniceus isolate bAgePho1 chromosome 19, bAgePho1.hap1, whole genome shotgun sequence, a single genomic window includes:
- the ZNF207 gene encoding BUB3-interacting and GLEBS motif-containing protein ZNF207 isoform X1, translated as MGRKKKKQLKPWCWYCNRDFDDEKILIQHQKAKHFKCHICHKKLYTGPGLAIHCMQVHKETIDAVPNAIPGRTDIELEIYGMEGIPEKDMEERRRLLEQKTQESQKKKQQDDSDEYEDDESAASTSFQPQQVQPQQGYIPPMAQPGLPPVPGAPGMPPGIPPLMAGVPPMMPGMPPVMPGMPPGLHQQRKYMQSFCGGNMMMPMGGMMPPGPGIPPLMPGMPPGRSGLSNSYYGMPPPVGPRPGMPPMTQAQPVTAPGILNRPPAPAATAPTPQPPVTKPLFPSAGQMGTPVTSSSAASSNSESLSASSNALFPSTAQAAAAVPGPVGTDFKPLNSTPATTTEPPKPTFPAYTQSTASTTSTTNSTAAKPATSITSKPATLTTTSATSKLIHPDEDISLEERRAQLPKYQRNLPRPGQAALGNPPVGPIGGMMPPQPGIPPQQQGMRPPMPPHGQYGAHHQGMPGYLPGAMPPYGQGPPMVPPYQSGPPRPPMGMRPPVMSQGGRY; from the exons GTATTGTAATAGGGATTTTGATGATGAAAAAATCCTTATACAGCATcaaaaagcaaagcactttAAATGCCATATATGTCATAAGAAACTGTATACAGGACCTGGTTTAGCTATACACTGCATGCAG gtaCATAAAGAAACAATAGATGCTGTTCCAAATGCTATTCCTGGAAGAACAGACATTGAACTGGAAATCTATGGAATGGAAGGCATTCCAGAAAAAGACATGGAGGAACGGAGGAGGTTACTTGAACAAAAAACTCAGG AGagccagaaaaagaaacaacaggaTGATTCTGATGAGTATGAAGATGATGAATCTGCAGCTTCAACTTCATTTCAACCCCAGCAAGTTCAGCCACAGCAGGGGTACATTCCCCCAATGGCACAGCCAGGTTTGCCTCCTGTGCCAGGTGCACCAGGGATGCCTCCAG gtaTACCCCCATTAATGGCAGGTGTTCCACCTATGATGCCTGGAATGCCTCCAGTTATGCCTGGAATGCCACCTGG ATTACATCAACAGAGAAAATACATGCAGTCATTTTGTGGTGGAAACAT GATGATGCCAATGGGTGGAATGATGCCTCCTGGGCCAGGAATCCCACCTCTTATGCCTGGTATGCCACCAGGTAGGTCAGGGTTGTCGAACTCGTACTATG GGATGCCCCCTCCTGTCGGGCCTCGGCCTGGCATGCCTCCAATGACACAAGCACAGCCTGTTACAGCCCCGGGCATTCTGAACcggcctccagctcctgctgcaacAGCACCAACTCCACAGCCTCCAGTTACTAAACCACTCTTTCCAAGCGCGGGGCAG ATGGGGACACCTGTCACAAGCTCAAGTGCAGCTTCCTccaattcagaaagtctctcagCATCTTCTAACGCTCTGTTTCCTAGCACAGCACAA gctgcagcagctgtgccagggccagtTGGTACTGATTTCAAACCTTTGAATTCTACACCTGCGACAACAACGGAACCCCCCAAACCAACATTCCCGGCTTACACACAGTCTACAGCCTCAACCACTAGCACGACAAACAGCACTGCAGCTAAACCAGCTACTTCTATCACAAGTAAGCCTGCTACCCTCACAACAACCAGTGCAACCAGTAAGTTGATCCATCCAGATGAGGATATATCACTG GAAGAGAGAAGGGCACAGTTGCCTAAATACCAGCGCAATCTTCCTCGAccaggccaggctgccctgggtAATCCACCGGTTGGACCAATTGGAGGTATGATGCCaccacagccaggaattcctccaCAACAGCAAGGAATGAGACCTCCCATGCCACCTCATG GTCAGTATGGTGCTCATCACCAGGGCATGCCAGGATATCTTCCTGGAGCAATGCCTCCATACGGTCAGGGACCTCCGATGGTGCCCCCGTACCAGAGTGGACCTCCTCGCCCTCCGATGGGAATGAGACCGCCCGTAATGTCGCAAGGTGGCCGCTACTGA
- the ZNF207 gene encoding BUB3-interacting and GLEBS motif-containing protein ZNF207 isoform X7 — protein MGRKKKKQLKPWCWYCNRDFDDEKILIQHQKAKHFKCHICHKKLYTGPGLAIHCMQVHKETIDAVPNAIPGRTDIELEIYGMEGIPEKDMEERRRLLEQKTQESQKKKQQDDSDEYEDDESAASTSFQPQQVQPQQGYIPPMAQPGLPPVPGAPGMPPGIPPLMAGVPPMMPGMPPVMPGMPPGMMPMGGMMPPGPGIPPLMPGMPPGMPPPVGPRPGMPPMTQAQPVTAPGILNRPPAPAATAPTPQPPVTKPLFPSAGQAAAAVPGPVGTDFKPLNSTPATTTEPPKPTFPAYTQSTASTTSTTNSTAAKPATSITSKPATLTTTSATSKLIHPDEDISLEERRAQLPKYQRNLPRPGQAALGNPPVGPIGGMMPPQPGIPPQQQGMRPPMPPHGQYGAHHQGMPGYLPGAMPPYGQGPPMVPPYQSGPPRPPMGMRPPVMSQGGRY, from the exons GTATTGTAATAGGGATTTTGATGATGAAAAAATCCTTATACAGCATcaaaaagcaaagcactttAAATGCCATATATGTCATAAGAAACTGTATACAGGACCTGGTTTAGCTATACACTGCATGCAG gtaCATAAAGAAACAATAGATGCTGTTCCAAATGCTATTCCTGGAAGAACAGACATTGAACTGGAAATCTATGGAATGGAAGGCATTCCAGAAAAAGACATGGAGGAACGGAGGAGGTTACTTGAACAAAAAACTCAGG AGagccagaaaaagaaacaacaggaTGATTCTGATGAGTATGAAGATGATGAATCTGCAGCTTCAACTTCATTTCAACCCCAGCAAGTTCAGCCACAGCAGGGGTACATTCCCCCAATGGCACAGCCAGGTTTGCCTCCTGTGCCAGGTGCACCAGGGATGCCTCCAG gtaTACCCCCATTAATGGCAGGTGTTCCACCTATGATGCCTGGAATGCCTCCAGTTATGCCTGGAATGCCACCTGG GATGATGCCAATGGGTGGAATGATGCCTCCTGGGCCAGGAATCCCACCTCTTATGCCTGGTATGCCACCAG GGATGCCCCCTCCTGTCGGGCCTCGGCCTGGCATGCCTCCAATGACACAAGCACAGCCTGTTACAGCCCCGGGCATTCTGAACcggcctccagctcctgctgcaacAGCACCAACTCCACAGCCTCCAGTTACTAAACCACTCTTTCCAAGCGCGGGGCAG gctgcagcagctgtgccagggccagtTGGTACTGATTTCAAACCTTTGAATTCTACACCTGCGACAACAACGGAACCCCCCAAACCAACATTCCCGGCTTACACACAGTCTACAGCCTCAACCACTAGCACGACAAACAGCACTGCAGCTAAACCAGCTACTTCTATCACAAGTAAGCCTGCTACCCTCACAACAACCAGTGCAACCAGTAAGTTGATCCATCCAGATGAGGATATATCACTG GAAGAGAGAAGGGCACAGTTGCCTAAATACCAGCGCAATCTTCCTCGAccaggccaggctgccctgggtAATCCACCGGTTGGACCAATTGGAGGTATGATGCCaccacagccaggaattcctccaCAACAGCAAGGAATGAGACCTCCCATGCCACCTCATG GTCAGTATGGTGCTCATCACCAGGGCATGCCAGGATATCTTCCTGGAGCAATGCCTCCATACGGTCAGGGACCTCCGATGGTGCCCCCGTACCAGAGTGGACCTCCTCGCCCTCCGATGGGAATGAGACCGCCCGTAATGTCGCAAGGTGGCCGCTACTGA
- the ZNF207 gene encoding BUB3-interacting and GLEBS motif-containing protein ZNF207 isoform X2 produces MGRKKKKQLKPWCWYCNRDFDDEKILIQHQKAKHFKCHICHKKLYTGPGLAIHCMQVHKETIDAVPNAIPGRTDIELEIYGMEGIPEKDMEERRRLLEQKTQESQKKKQQDDSDEYEDDESAASTSFQPQQVQPQQGYIPPMAQPGLPPVPGAPGMPPGIPPLMAGVPPMMPGMPPVMPGMPPGLHQQRKYMQSFCGGNMMMPMGGMMPPGPGIPPLMPGMPPGMPPPVGPRPGMPPMTQAQPVTAPGILNRPPAPAATAPTPQPPVTKPLFPSAGQMGTPVTSSSAASSNSESLSASSNALFPSTAQAAAAVPGPVGTDFKPLNSTPATTTEPPKPTFPAYTQSTASTTSTTNSTAAKPATSITSKPATLTTTSATSKLIHPDEDISLEERRAQLPKYQRNLPRPGQAALGNPPVGPIGGMMPPQPGIPPQQQGMRPPMPPHGQYGAHHQGMPGYLPGAMPPYGQGPPMVPPYQSGPPRPPMGMRPPVMSQGGRY; encoded by the exons GTATTGTAATAGGGATTTTGATGATGAAAAAATCCTTATACAGCATcaaaaagcaaagcactttAAATGCCATATATGTCATAAGAAACTGTATACAGGACCTGGTTTAGCTATACACTGCATGCAG gtaCATAAAGAAACAATAGATGCTGTTCCAAATGCTATTCCTGGAAGAACAGACATTGAACTGGAAATCTATGGAATGGAAGGCATTCCAGAAAAAGACATGGAGGAACGGAGGAGGTTACTTGAACAAAAAACTCAGG AGagccagaaaaagaaacaacaggaTGATTCTGATGAGTATGAAGATGATGAATCTGCAGCTTCAACTTCATTTCAACCCCAGCAAGTTCAGCCACAGCAGGGGTACATTCCCCCAATGGCACAGCCAGGTTTGCCTCCTGTGCCAGGTGCACCAGGGATGCCTCCAG gtaTACCCCCATTAATGGCAGGTGTTCCACCTATGATGCCTGGAATGCCTCCAGTTATGCCTGGAATGCCACCTGG ATTACATCAACAGAGAAAATACATGCAGTCATTTTGTGGTGGAAACAT GATGATGCCAATGGGTGGAATGATGCCTCCTGGGCCAGGAATCCCACCTCTTATGCCTGGTATGCCACCAG GGATGCCCCCTCCTGTCGGGCCTCGGCCTGGCATGCCTCCAATGACACAAGCACAGCCTGTTACAGCCCCGGGCATTCTGAACcggcctccagctcctgctgcaacAGCACCAACTCCACAGCCTCCAGTTACTAAACCACTCTTTCCAAGCGCGGGGCAG ATGGGGACACCTGTCACAAGCTCAAGTGCAGCTTCCTccaattcagaaagtctctcagCATCTTCTAACGCTCTGTTTCCTAGCACAGCACAA gctgcagcagctgtgccagggccagtTGGTACTGATTTCAAACCTTTGAATTCTACACCTGCGACAACAACGGAACCCCCCAAACCAACATTCCCGGCTTACACACAGTCTACAGCCTCAACCACTAGCACGACAAACAGCACTGCAGCTAAACCAGCTACTTCTATCACAAGTAAGCCTGCTACCCTCACAACAACCAGTGCAACCAGTAAGTTGATCCATCCAGATGAGGATATATCACTG GAAGAGAGAAGGGCACAGTTGCCTAAATACCAGCGCAATCTTCCTCGAccaggccaggctgccctgggtAATCCACCGGTTGGACCAATTGGAGGTATGATGCCaccacagccaggaattcctccaCAACAGCAAGGAATGAGACCTCCCATGCCACCTCATG GTCAGTATGGTGCTCATCACCAGGGCATGCCAGGATATCTTCCTGGAGCAATGCCTCCATACGGTCAGGGACCTCCGATGGTGCCCCCGTACCAGAGTGGACCTCCTCGCCCTCCGATGGGAATGAGACCGCCCGTAATGTCGCAAGGTGGCCGCTACTGA
- the ZNF207 gene encoding BUB3-interacting and GLEBS motif-containing protein ZNF207 isoform X6, whose translation MGRKKKKQLKPWCWYCNRDFDDEKILIQHQKAKHFKCHICHKKLYTGPGLAIHCMQVHKETIDAVPNAIPGRTDIELEIYGMEGIPEKDMEERRRLLEQKTQESQKKKQQDDSDEYEDDESAASTSFQPQQVQPQQGYIPPMAQPGLPPVPGAPGMPPGIPPLMAGVPPMMPGMPPVMPGMPPGLHQQRKYMQSFCGGNMMMPMGGMMPPGPGIPPLMPGMPPGMPPPVGPRPGMPPMTQAQPVTAPGILNRPPAPAATAPTPQPPVTKPLFPSAGQAAAAVPGPVGTDFKPLNSTPATTTEPPKPTFPAYTQSTASTTSTTNSTAAKPATSITSKPATLTTTSATSKLIHPDEDISLEERRAQLPKYQRNLPRPGQAALGNPPVGPIGGMMPPQPGIPPQQQGMRPPMPPHGQYGAHHQGMPGYLPGAMPPYGQGPPMVPPYQSGPPRPPMGMRPPVMSQGGRY comes from the exons GTATTGTAATAGGGATTTTGATGATGAAAAAATCCTTATACAGCATcaaaaagcaaagcactttAAATGCCATATATGTCATAAGAAACTGTATACAGGACCTGGTTTAGCTATACACTGCATGCAG gtaCATAAAGAAACAATAGATGCTGTTCCAAATGCTATTCCTGGAAGAACAGACATTGAACTGGAAATCTATGGAATGGAAGGCATTCCAGAAAAAGACATGGAGGAACGGAGGAGGTTACTTGAACAAAAAACTCAGG AGagccagaaaaagaaacaacaggaTGATTCTGATGAGTATGAAGATGATGAATCTGCAGCTTCAACTTCATTTCAACCCCAGCAAGTTCAGCCACAGCAGGGGTACATTCCCCCAATGGCACAGCCAGGTTTGCCTCCTGTGCCAGGTGCACCAGGGATGCCTCCAG gtaTACCCCCATTAATGGCAGGTGTTCCACCTATGATGCCTGGAATGCCTCCAGTTATGCCTGGAATGCCACCTGG ATTACATCAACAGAGAAAATACATGCAGTCATTTTGTGGTGGAAACAT GATGATGCCAATGGGTGGAATGATGCCTCCTGGGCCAGGAATCCCACCTCTTATGCCTGGTATGCCACCAG GGATGCCCCCTCCTGTCGGGCCTCGGCCTGGCATGCCTCCAATGACACAAGCACAGCCTGTTACAGCCCCGGGCATTCTGAACcggcctccagctcctgctgcaacAGCACCAACTCCACAGCCTCCAGTTACTAAACCACTCTTTCCAAGCGCGGGGCAG gctgcagcagctgtgccagggccagtTGGTACTGATTTCAAACCTTTGAATTCTACACCTGCGACAACAACGGAACCCCCCAAACCAACATTCCCGGCTTACACACAGTCTACAGCCTCAACCACTAGCACGACAAACAGCACTGCAGCTAAACCAGCTACTTCTATCACAAGTAAGCCTGCTACCCTCACAACAACCAGTGCAACCAGTAAGTTGATCCATCCAGATGAGGATATATCACTG GAAGAGAGAAGGGCACAGTTGCCTAAATACCAGCGCAATCTTCCTCGAccaggccaggctgccctgggtAATCCACCGGTTGGACCAATTGGAGGTATGATGCCaccacagccaggaattcctccaCAACAGCAAGGAATGAGACCTCCCATGCCACCTCATG GTCAGTATGGTGCTCATCACCAGGGCATGCCAGGATATCTTCCTGGAGCAATGCCTCCATACGGTCAGGGACCTCCGATGGTGCCCCCGTACCAGAGTGGACCTCCTCGCCCTCCGATGGGAATGAGACCGCCCGTAATGTCGCAAGGTGGCCGCTACTGA
- the ZNF207 gene encoding BUB3-interacting and GLEBS motif-containing protein ZNF207 isoform X4 — MGRKKKKQLKPWCWYCNRDFDDEKILIQHQKAKHFKCHICHKKLYTGPGLAIHCMQVHKETIDAVPNAIPGRTDIELEIYGMEGIPEKDMEERRRLLEQKTQESQKKKQQDDSDEYEDDESAASTSFQPQQVQPQQGYIPPMAQPGLPPVPGAPGMPPGIPPLMAGVPPMMPGMPPVMPGMPPGMMPMGGMMPPGPGIPPLMPGMPPGMPPPVGPRPGMPPMTQAQPVTAPGILNRPPAPAATAPTPQPPVTKPLFPSAGQMGTPVTSSSAASSNSESLSASSNALFPSTAQAAAAVPGPVGTDFKPLNSTPATTTEPPKPTFPAYTQSTASTTSTTNSTAAKPATSITSKPATLTTTSATSKLIHPDEDISLEERRAQLPKYQRNLPRPGQAALGNPPVGPIGGMMPPQPGIPPQQQGMRPPMPPHGQYGAHHQGMPGYLPGAMPPYGQGPPMVPPYQSGPPRPPMGMRPPVMSQGGRY, encoded by the exons GTATTGTAATAGGGATTTTGATGATGAAAAAATCCTTATACAGCATcaaaaagcaaagcactttAAATGCCATATATGTCATAAGAAACTGTATACAGGACCTGGTTTAGCTATACACTGCATGCAG gtaCATAAAGAAACAATAGATGCTGTTCCAAATGCTATTCCTGGAAGAACAGACATTGAACTGGAAATCTATGGAATGGAAGGCATTCCAGAAAAAGACATGGAGGAACGGAGGAGGTTACTTGAACAAAAAACTCAGG AGagccagaaaaagaaacaacaggaTGATTCTGATGAGTATGAAGATGATGAATCTGCAGCTTCAACTTCATTTCAACCCCAGCAAGTTCAGCCACAGCAGGGGTACATTCCCCCAATGGCACAGCCAGGTTTGCCTCCTGTGCCAGGTGCACCAGGGATGCCTCCAG gtaTACCCCCATTAATGGCAGGTGTTCCACCTATGATGCCTGGAATGCCTCCAGTTATGCCTGGAATGCCACCTGG GATGATGCCAATGGGTGGAATGATGCCTCCTGGGCCAGGAATCCCACCTCTTATGCCTGGTATGCCACCAG GGATGCCCCCTCCTGTCGGGCCTCGGCCTGGCATGCCTCCAATGACACAAGCACAGCCTGTTACAGCCCCGGGCATTCTGAACcggcctccagctcctgctgcaacAGCACCAACTCCACAGCCTCCAGTTACTAAACCACTCTTTCCAAGCGCGGGGCAG ATGGGGACACCTGTCACAAGCTCAAGTGCAGCTTCCTccaattcagaaagtctctcagCATCTTCTAACGCTCTGTTTCCTAGCACAGCACAA gctgcagcagctgtgccagggccagtTGGTACTGATTTCAAACCTTTGAATTCTACACCTGCGACAACAACGGAACCCCCCAAACCAACATTCCCGGCTTACACACAGTCTACAGCCTCAACCACTAGCACGACAAACAGCACTGCAGCTAAACCAGCTACTTCTATCACAAGTAAGCCTGCTACCCTCACAACAACCAGTGCAACCAGTAAGTTGATCCATCCAGATGAGGATATATCACTG GAAGAGAGAAGGGCACAGTTGCCTAAATACCAGCGCAATCTTCCTCGAccaggccaggctgccctgggtAATCCACCGGTTGGACCAATTGGAGGTATGATGCCaccacagccaggaattcctccaCAACAGCAAGGAATGAGACCTCCCATGCCACCTCATG GTCAGTATGGTGCTCATCACCAGGGCATGCCAGGATATCTTCCTGGAGCAATGCCTCCATACGGTCAGGGACCTCCGATGGTGCCCCCGTACCAGAGTGGACCTCCTCGCCCTCCGATGGGAATGAGACCGCCCGTAATGTCGCAAGGTGGCCGCTACTGA
- the ZNF207 gene encoding BUB3-interacting and GLEBS motif-containing protein ZNF207 isoform X5 produces the protein MGRKKKKQLKPWCWYCNRDFDDEKILIQHQKAKHFKCHICHKKLYTGPGLAIHCMQVHKETIDAVPNAIPGRTDIELEIYGMEGIPEKDMEERRRLLEQKTQESQKKKQQDDSDEYEDDESAASTSFQPQQVQPQQGYIPPMAQPGLPPVPGAPGMPPGIPPLMAGVPPMMPGMPPVMPGMPPGLHQQRKYMQSFCGGNMMMPMGGMMPPGPGIPPLMPGMPPGRSGLSNSYYGMPPPVGPRPGMPPMTQAQPVTAPGILNRPPAPAATAPTPQPPVTKPLFPSAGQAAAAVPGPVGTDFKPLNSTPATTTEPPKPTFPAYTQSTASTTSTTNSTAAKPATSITSKPATLTTTSATSKLIHPDEDISLEERRAQLPKYQRNLPRPGQAALGNPPVGPIGGMMPPQPGIPPQQQGMRPPMPPHGQYGAHHQGMPGYLPGAMPPYGQGPPMVPPYQSGPPRPPMGMRPPVMSQGGRY, from the exons GTATTGTAATAGGGATTTTGATGATGAAAAAATCCTTATACAGCATcaaaaagcaaagcactttAAATGCCATATATGTCATAAGAAACTGTATACAGGACCTGGTTTAGCTATACACTGCATGCAG gtaCATAAAGAAACAATAGATGCTGTTCCAAATGCTATTCCTGGAAGAACAGACATTGAACTGGAAATCTATGGAATGGAAGGCATTCCAGAAAAAGACATGGAGGAACGGAGGAGGTTACTTGAACAAAAAACTCAGG AGagccagaaaaagaaacaacaggaTGATTCTGATGAGTATGAAGATGATGAATCTGCAGCTTCAACTTCATTTCAACCCCAGCAAGTTCAGCCACAGCAGGGGTACATTCCCCCAATGGCACAGCCAGGTTTGCCTCCTGTGCCAGGTGCACCAGGGATGCCTCCAG gtaTACCCCCATTAATGGCAGGTGTTCCACCTATGATGCCTGGAATGCCTCCAGTTATGCCTGGAATGCCACCTGG ATTACATCAACAGAGAAAATACATGCAGTCATTTTGTGGTGGAAACAT GATGATGCCAATGGGTGGAATGATGCCTCCTGGGCCAGGAATCCCACCTCTTATGCCTGGTATGCCACCAGGTAGGTCAGGGTTGTCGAACTCGTACTATG GGATGCCCCCTCCTGTCGGGCCTCGGCCTGGCATGCCTCCAATGACACAAGCACAGCCTGTTACAGCCCCGGGCATTCTGAACcggcctccagctcctgctgcaacAGCACCAACTCCACAGCCTCCAGTTACTAAACCACTCTTTCCAAGCGCGGGGCAG gctgcagcagctgtgccagggccagtTGGTACTGATTTCAAACCTTTGAATTCTACACCTGCGACAACAACGGAACCCCCCAAACCAACATTCCCGGCTTACACACAGTCTACAGCCTCAACCACTAGCACGACAAACAGCACTGCAGCTAAACCAGCTACTTCTATCACAAGTAAGCCTGCTACCCTCACAACAACCAGTGCAACCAGTAAGTTGATCCATCCAGATGAGGATATATCACTG GAAGAGAGAAGGGCACAGTTGCCTAAATACCAGCGCAATCTTCCTCGAccaggccaggctgccctgggtAATCCACCGGTTGGACCAATTGGAGGTATGATGCCaccacagccaggaattcctccaCAACAGCAAGGAATGAGACCTCCCATGCCACCTCATG GTCAGTATGGTGCTCATCACCAGGGCATGCCAGGATATCTTCCTGGAGCAATGCCTCCATACGGTCAGGGACCTCCGATGGTGCCCCCGTACCAGAGTGGACCTCCTCGCCCTCCGATGGGAATGAGACCGCCCGTAATGTCGCAAGGTGGCCGCTACTGA
- the ZNF207 gene encoding BUB3-interacting and GLEBS motif-containing protein ZNF207 isoform X3, producing MGRKKKKQLKPWCWYCNRDFDDEKILIQHQKAKHFKCHICHKKLYTGPGLAIHCMQVHKETIDAVPNAIPGRTDIELEIYGMEGIPEKDMEERRRLLEQKTQESQKKKQQDDSDEYEDDESAASTSFQPQQVQPQQGYIPPMAQPGLPPVPGAPGMPPGIPPLMAGVPPMMPGMPPVMPGMPPGMMPMGGMMPPGPGIPPLMPGMPPGRSGLSNSYYGMPPPVGPRPGMPPMTQAQPVTAPGILNRPPAPAATAPTPQPPVTKPLFPSAGQMGTPVTSSSAASSNSESLSASSNALFPSTAQAAAAVPGPVGTDFKPLNSTPATTTEPPKPTFPAYTQSTASTTSTTNSTAAKPATSITSKPATLTTTSATSKLIHPDEDISLEERRAQLPKYQRNLPRPGQAALGNPPVGPIGGMMPPQPGIPPQQQGMRPPMPPHGQYGAHHQGMPGYLPGAMPPYGQGPPMVPPYQSGPPRPPMGMRPPVMSQGGRY from the exons GTATTGTAATAGGGATTTTGATGATGAAAAAATCCTTATACAGCATcaaaaagcaaagcactttAAATGCCATATATGTCATAAGAAACTGTATACAGGACCTGGTTTAGCTATACACTGCATGCAG gtaCATAAAGAAACAATAGATGCTGTTCCAAATGCTATTCCTGGAAGAACAGACATTGAACTGGAAATCTATGGAATGGAAGGCATTCCAGAAAAAGACATGGAGGAACGGAGGAGGTTACTTGAACAAAAAACTCAGG AGagccagaaaaagaaacaacaggaTGATTCTGATGAGTATGAAGATGATGAATCTGCAGCTTCAACTTCATTTCAACCCCAGCAAGTTCAGCCACAGCAGGGGTACATTCCCCCAATGGCACAGCCAGGTTTGCCTCCTGTGCCAGGTGCACCAGGGATGCCTCCAG gtaTACCCCCATTAATGGCAGGTGTTCCACCTATGATGCCTGGAATGCCTCCAGTTATGCCTGGAATGCCACCTGG GATGATGCCAATGGGTGGAATGATGCCTCCTGGGCCAGGAATCCCACCTCTTATGCCTGGTATGCCACCAGGTAGGTCAGGGTTGTCGAACTCGTACTATG GGATGCCCCCTCCTGTCGGGCCTCGGCCTGGCATGCCTCCAATGACACAAGCACAGCCTGTTACAGCCCCGGGCATTCTGAACcggcctccagctcctgctgcaacAGCACCAACTCCACAGCCTCCAGTTACTAAACCACTCTTTCCAAGCGCGGGGCAG ATGGGGACACCTGTCACAAGCTCAAGTGCAGCTTCCTccaattcagaaagtctctcagCATCTTCTAACGCTCTGTTTCCTAGCACAGCACAA gctgcagcagctgtgccagggccagtTGGTACTGATTTCAAACCTTTGAATTCTACACCTGCGACAACAACGGAACCCCCCAAACCAACATTCCCGGCTTACACACAGTCTACAGCCTCAACCACTAGCACGACAAACAGCACTGCAGCTAAACCAGCTACTTCTATCACAAGTAAGCCTGCTACCCTCACAACAACCAGTGCAACCAGTAAGTTGATCCATCCAGATGAGGATATATCACTG GAAGAGAGAAGGGCACAGTTGCCTAAATACCAGCGCAATCTTCCTCGAccaggccaggctgccctgggtAATCCACCGGTTGGACCAATTGGAGGTATGATGCCaccacagccaggaattcctccaCAACAGCAAGGAATGAGACCTCCCATGCCACCTCATG GTCAGTATGGTGCTCATCACCAGGGCATGCCAGGATATCTTCCTGGAGCAATGCCTCCATACGGTCAGGGACCTCCGATGGTGCCCCCGTACCAGAGTGGACCTCCTCGCCCTCCGATGGGAATGAGACCGCCCGTAATGTCGCAAGGTGGCCGCTACTGA